DNA from Misgurnus anguillicaudatus chromosome 13, ASM2758022v2, whole genome shotgun sequence:
GGTGTGCGTGAAGGAACTAGGTCAAACAAACTTTTTGACCGTCACCGTCATCAAagatattatatattataaaagaTATTAGACTTATATTGACAAGAAGTGAAAGTGATAGAACGTTCCATTGTAACACCAGCGCCCAGCAGCAGCCCTACAaatccgccattttggaatgagAGCGACTCTGGAGTCAACTAGAAGTGATGGCAATATCAGCTACTTTGTACATTAAAAGatcaaattcaaactgaatgatgATAACACAGAATAACATACAATCAGACCAGTGATCATGTATCCCTTTTTACAGCTTATTTTCAGCATATTTTAAGACAAGTCTTTCACTTTTATATAGGCTaactttacatacatacatacatgaaatgcaaaaaaaaaaaaagtcaccaCCACTAATTTCaaacaaatacatatattaaacattttatttaacataccTGTCCGTAATTAACCCTAACCGAATTAAGCAAAAatcaactttaataaaaataatttatatactTCAAATGTTTGGGGACTTTCAGTCTTCTCCGCTAGATGTCACTCTGCTATTTacaaaaacatgtttagttATTTTAGTACAGGTGTAACCCACTCAAATGATTGATCAAATATTAGTGTTATATTTCTGGTGATGAGGATAATTATTTCTTTATTCGCATTCAAGTCAATTTAGATCAAATTCTCAGCCAATGAGTTCTTTTAAAGAGAAAACTGAACCGATCAGATTAACAATGATCAATAACCCAGCCACACGTACTCTCTACtcacattgtttttattaagcGAGTCATAATGTTTTGATATTCAATCCACCCAACTAGAGATTTATGAAATGATTGAGTTTGACAGAAGACTGAAGCACTGTTGCAAAGAAAATCCAGCACAAACACGagtcaaaatacaaaaaaaatgtgtcagATTCTTCTTCTGGATAATTAACATAACTGCATTGCAACTAGAATAAAAGTTAACCAAGTAGTAAAATTGTACAGAAAATGATGCAACACACGAGAGACAACTTGATGTGTGCTGATGATGTTAAACCTCTGGCCTGCAGCTTATAGGACATGCCATAGGTCAAAGGTTACCATCTCTTCTGGTTAACGTAATCTACGGCTGTGGCCATCATCTGGTCAAACAAGGCAGAGTCCATCCATCTCATGTGTCCTTGGTGCAGACCAGCAGGTGCGTGACAAAACTACTTCTGAATCCACTCCACCTTTGTGATTGACTCCGTAAAAGTAGATCAATTTGATAGATAACAAACACATTAGCGAGTGATCATCTGACTTGAGCACTGTTCTAGACACAATGaagattaattgtgattttgTTTCAGAGTATTAATTCTTGAAGTGATTTGCACGTGGAGATTTATAAATGACCATAAATAAATCAAACCTTGTTCACGTATAAGCACTGATTGAGACGTACCCATACTGTAGTAAAAGTTGGGCTCGGTCTGGTTTAATTCAATATCTTTGCTaaagtacttttagagtaaaagGCAAACCGCATCTAAAGAAATGCATTGAGAAAGGACATTAAACATGTACTCTTTACTCAGCAGATAAACATTAAAGCTTCGTTTAAATAACAGGACACAGATTTTCATTAGGTTAAGTACACTtgactttaaaacaaacacgggATAAATTAGGACTTCATTCTGTTATGAAGAATGCCATTTCCATCGATTACTCAGCTGAAAACTCCAAATAGTCAAAACGTAGCACATTTTATTGGCACAAATACAAAATCTTTGACCAGTGGCATAAAAATCAATGTTTTGCGAGCTGAAAGAGCGCTCATGAGCACTGATGAGCTGAAGGATCTTTCACTGAAGGAGCAGCAGAAGACTTCTTAGATGTTGTAGAACTACAAGCAGAACTTTCCTTCACCGGAACAGACACGTCTAGTTTAGAGAGAAGAGAAGCAGATTCTTCTAATAGAAGAGAACCTTCCATCTCTGACTCAAGGGACCTGGATCCTTCAGATGGGTGAGAACCGGATACCTCTGATGATCTAAAAAGAGCTTTGCCAGATAGAAGAGAACTTGAGGTTTTGGAAAGTTGAGAAGTCCGGTTCATGTTTTCAGTCCAGCTCTCAGAGGATTCAGAAACAGATTTTTCAGTTAGGAGAGCAATGAACTTGGAGCTGTTGTTTACAGACGTACAGTTAGAGCGTTTCATGTCACTGGAGACAGCAGGCTTTGAGACGGGGGACATACCAGAAGATCGACTACTAGATTTGATAGATGATTTAAACCCAGACTTCTGTTGAAACCAGTTTACCTTTCCTTGAGAAACATCTAAACCAGATTTCAAGCTAGATTTTTCAGATGATCTAAAGTTCGATTTCTCATATTTAGATTTGGGTTTCTCATAAGGAGGGTTTACAAGCTGCAGGGAATCACTAGAGGTGTTAGGTTTAAAGCCAGTCTTAACCTTCTCAGAATAAAAGGAAGAACTAGGCTTCTCTGGTTTGGAACTGGTTTCCACGAGAACACTGGGATTTTCAGGTTTTGCACTGGCTCCCACTGGAGCACTAGGCTTATCAGGTTCAGAAATGGTTTCCAAAGGAGCACTGGGCCTTCCATGTTTAGAACCGGTTTCCATAGGAGCACTAGTATTTCCCGGTTCAGAACTGGTTTCCATAGGAGCACTAGTATTTCTAGGGTTTGAAAAGCTTTCCACAGGAGCACTAGGCTTTTTAGGTTTTGAACTGGTTTCCATAGGAGCAACAGGCTTCTCAAGTTTAGAACTGGTTTTCACTGGAGCACTAGTATTTCCAGGTTTAGAACGGGTTTCCAAAGGGGCAACAGGGTTCTCAGGTTTAGAACTGGTTTCCAAAGGGGCAACAGGCTTTTCAGGATCAGAACTGGTTTTCACTGGAGCACTAGTATTTCCAGGTTTAGAACTGGTTTCCATAGAAGCATTAGGCTTTTCAGGTTTAGAACTGGTTCCCAATGGAGCACTAGGCTGTTCAGGTTCAGAACTGGTTTCCAAAGGGGCAACAGGCTTTTTAGGTTCAGAACTGGTTTCCAAAGGGCCAACAGGCTTTTCATGCTTAGAACTGGTTTCCACTGGAGCACTAGGCTTTTCAGGTTCAGAACTGGTTTCCAAAGGGCCAACAGGCTTTTCATGCTTAGAACTGGTTTCCACTGGAGCACTAGGCTTTTCAGGTTCAGAACTGGTTTCCATAGGAGCACCGAGTTTCTCAGGTTTAGAACCAATTTCCAAAGGAACACTAGTATTTTCAGGTTCAAAACTGGTTTCCAAAGGGGCAACAGGCTTTTTAGGTTCAGAAATGGTTTCCAAAGGGGCAACAGGCTTTTCGGGTTTAGAACTGGTTCCCACTGGAGCACTAGTATTTTCAGGTTCAGAGCTGGTTTCCAAAGGAGCATTGGGTTGTTCAGGTTCAGAACTGGTTCCCACTGAAGCACTAGTATTTTCAGGTTTAGAACTGGTTTCCACAGGAGCATTAGGCTTTTCAGGTTTAAAACTGGTTTCCATAGAAGCATTGGGCTGTTCAGGTTTAGAACTGGTTTCCAAAGAGGAATTGGGCTGTTCAGGTTCAGAACTGGTTTCCATAGGAGCACCGGGCTTCTCAGGTATAGAAACAATTACCATAGGAGCATTAGTATTTTCAGGTTTGGAACTGGTTTCAAAAGGGGCAAAAGTCTTTTTAGGCTCAGAAATAGTTTCCAAAGAGGCAACAGCCTTTTCAGGTTTAGAACTGGTTCCCACTGGAGCAGTAGTATTTTCAGGTTCAGAACTGGTTTCCATAGGAGCGTTGGACTGTTCAGGTTCAGAAGTAGTTTCCATAGGAGCACCAGGGTTCTCAGGTTTAGACCTGGGTCCCACTGGAGCACTAGTATTTTCAGGTTTAAAGCTGGTTTCCAATGGGACACTGGGCTGTTCAGGTTCAGAGCTGGTTTCCACAGGATCATTGGGCTGTTCAGGTTCAGAGGTGGTTTCAAAAGGGGCACCATTCACTATTCCAGGTTTAGATCTGGTTCCCACTGGAGCACTAGAATTTTCAGGTTTCGAACTGGTTTCCAAAGGGGCATCAGGCTTTTTAGGTTTAGAACTGGTTTCCAAAGGGGCAACAGGCTTTTCAGGTTTAGAACTGGTTCCCACTGGAGCAGTAGTATTTTCAGGTTCAGAACTGGTTTCCATAGGAGCATTGGGCTGTTCAGGTTCAAAAGTAGTTTCCATAGGAGCACCAGGCTTCTCAGGTTTAGAACTGGGTTCTACTGGAGCACTAGTATTTTCAGGTTTAAAGCTGGTTTCCAATGGGACACTGGGCTGTTCAGGTTCGGAGCTGGTTTCCACAGGAGCATTGGGCTGTTCAGGTTCAGAGGTGGTTTCCAAAGGGGCACCATTCACTATTCCAGGTTTAGATCTGGTTCCCACTGGAGCAGTAGTATTTTCAGGTTCAGAACTGGTTTCCATAGGAGCATTGGGCTGTTCAGGTTCAAAAGTAGTTTCCATAGGAGCACCAGGCTTCTCGGGTTTAGAACTGGTTTCTACTGGAGCACTAGTATTTTCAGGTTTAAAGCTGGTTTCCAATGGGACACTGGGCTGTTCAGGTTCAGAGGTGGTTTCCAAAGGGGCACCATTCACTATTCCAGGTTTAGATCTGGTTCCCACTGGAGCACTAGTATTTTCAGGTTTTGAACTGGTTTCCACAGGGGCACCAGGCTTTACAGGTTTAGAACTGGTTCCCACTGGAGTAGTAGTAATTTCAGGTTCAGAGCTGGTTTTCATAGGAGCACCAGGTTTTTTAGGTTCAAAACTAGTTTCTACCGTAGCACTATTATTTTCAGGTTTAAAACCAATTTCCAAAGGGCCACCATTCAGCTTTTCAGGTTCAGAACTGGTTTCCATAGAAGCACTGGGCTTTTCAGGTTTAAAAATGGATTCCATAGGTGGACTAGGCTTCTCAGCTGGTTTCTCAGAGGGGAGGGAAGAGGAGGTTTTTACAGAAGCATTGGAGTTTTCGGGTTTAGAACTGGGTTTCTCTAAGGGAAGATACAAACTAAGAACCATAGGAGCACTAGACTTTTCAGGTTTAGACACGGGTGACTCAGAGGGGGTTATGGAAGAACTGTTTTTTAAAGAAGCACTGGGGTTTTCAGATTTAGAACTGTATTTCTCTGAGGGGAGGGCCAAAATAGGTAGCATGGGAACACTTGGATTCTCAGGTTTAGAACTGGTTTCATTAGGAGCACTAGGTTTCTCTGGTTTAGAGCGGGATATTTCAGAGGGGAGAGAAGAACTTGTTTTCATATATCTACCAAAACTAGTTTTAGAACTTGTTTTTGAGAAAGGAACACTTGATTTGACCGGGAAGGAGGAACTGTGGTGAAGTGATGGATTAAAATGAGGCTCCTCAAGATTGGAATTTGCACTCACAGATGAAACCGAAGTAGATTTGAGATCAGAAGGATTAAAGTTGGATTTTTCCGCACCATTGTGGATATTCTGATGTATATTATGATAACCCTTTGATTCCCAAAAGAAGTGAGATCCAGCCTCATGTCCAAGTAGGCCTAAAACAGCAACAACAGATCTTTCAGTAATGTTACTGTTAAGTGTTACAAGGTACAAGTTTCTCAATTAAATCCACATTTGTAAAGATACCTTTAGTTTCTTGTTGCTCTAGGCCAATATCACTCTGGTCAGATACACGTAAAGCACGTTTAATTGGGGAACAgtatactgaaaaaaaatatgacaGATGTAAATATAGTTTAACGTTCAGAAATAGACACAAAAGTGAACTTACCATCACATAGttgataaaataaaacaatgcatCTAAAAGACCACATATTGAATACAAGTTCAATAGTTTAGGTTGACATGGTCACATGGATCTTTTAAAAGTTAGCATTGATTTGCATCACCAGATCCAATTATGATCCATTGGCAGCAGGTGTATTAGATCATTAACATCTTGTTAAAGCAATCTAGTTTGGGGGTATCAGTTGTTTGTGATATATCAAACATTAACAAACTCCTCTCAACCCCAATGTAAGGCTGTGAAGTGTATTTGGTGTATATTATGTTACTGCATTTTAAATAGACATGCACCCATTCATGCACCTTGGTTGACATTTTTAGAAATGCAAAAATTTTGTTGTGTtacgaacacacacacacacacacacacactccaacAGACACTTGAGAAATAATTCAGATAAGCAAGGAATCTATGAAAACTATTGGATTTTCTTAAATTATTCAATTTGTGTTGCTGTagttcactctaaaaaaacaaacggtgctatatagaaccaaaactgttgcccTGGATCGCAATCACAGAAGAACCGTTTCCAGTGCCACacagcacctgtgtagaaccatacaGGGGCCATAcagaaccactatagcaccaaatatggttctacatagcaccacatggttctacacaggtgcttcaccggtgctatatggcaccaaAAACGGCCCCTCCATGAccacgagcaaagaaccacccctggtgccatatagcaccgcctgtttttagagtgttgtaatgttgctttaatattaaactactttgactctttacattttttttgcattatcaGAGATTTGAGAACCAAAGGATCCTAAAGTTCAGAGACACAAAGAAACCCATATAATGAACACACATGTAACATTGATATGAAAAAACCTTCAGGCATATAGAATTATCGCACACGTATCTCAgattaatgtaaacatcaaGCCAAAATGGTACAACATTGTAGCATGCTATTAAAACATAATGTGGTGGTTTTCTGGAAAGGGTTTAAGACAGGGGTGGGCATTTCTGATCCTTGAAGTTTAGTTCTTCAACCTTAATCAACAACACCACAAATATCCCATCAAAggcctccaggaccaggaatgacCACCATGGTTTAAgactagtccaagactaaaatactAGTTTGAACTTTCCTTACTGAAAATAGCACTGACAGATATCAgcgtcattgttttgtctcaagatgcacaagagtgttttttttgtaaaactaATTTTTTGTCCTAACATAACTAAAACCTAgtactggattaatctaaaccctgcctGGGAAACTGACCCACATTTAAACTCATCTGTACAGCATGACATGTGGactgtacactctcagaaataaaaacGGAGAAAAGCGGACAGAATGTAAGATATATATTAACCACTGACAGCTTTTCCCTGATTGACAGCTCATTTTCTCTCAGGTGCAGATCTCAACATCTCGGATgccacacgcgcgcacacacacacacacacacacgctcacgcacacacacacaaaaagtgcATTTGACAAATGCATGAACGTATattaagttttaataaattCT
Protein-coding regions in this window:
- the LOC129430655 gene encoding uncharacterized protein isoform X4 — encoded protein: MWSFRCIVLFYQLCDVYCSPIKRALRVSDQSDIGLEQQETKGLLGHEAGSHFFWESKGYHNIHQNIHNGAEKSNFNPSDLKSTSVSSVSANSNLEEPHFNPSLHHSSSFPVKSSVPFSKTSSKTSFGRYMKTSSSLPSEISRSKPEKPSAPNETSSKPENPSVPMLPILALPSEKYSSKSENPSASLKNSSSITPSESPVSKPEKSSAPMVLSLYLPLEKPSSKPENSNASVKTSSSLPSEKPAEKPSPPMESIFKPEKPSASMETSSEPEKLNGGPLEIGFKPENNSATVETSFEPKKPGAPMKTSSEPEITTTPVGTSSKPVKPGAPVETSSKPENTSAPVGTRSKPGIVNGAPLETTSEPEQPSVPLETSFKPENTSAPVETSSKPEKPGAPMETTFEPEQPNAPMETSSEPENTTAPVGTRSKPGIVNGAPLETTSEPEQPNAPVETSSEPEQPSVPLETSFKPENSSAPVGTRSKPGIVNGAPFETTSEPEQPNDPVETSSEPEQPSVPLETSFKPENTSAPVGPRSKPENPGAPMETTSEPEQSNAPMETSSEPENTTAPVGTSSKPEKAVASLETISEPKKTFAPFETSSKPENTNAPMVIVSIPEKPGAPMETSSEPEQPNSSLETSSKPEQPNASMETSFKPEKPNAPVETSSKPENTSASVGTSSEPEQPNAPLETSSEPENTSAPVGTSSKPEKPVAPLETISEPKKPVAPLETSFEPENTSVPLEIGSKPEKLGAPMETSSEPEKPSAPVETSSKHEKPVGPLETSSEPEKPSAPVETSSKHEKPVGPLETSSEPKKPVAPLETSSEPEQPSAPLGTSSKPEKPNASMETSSKPGNTSAPVKTSSDPEKPVAPLETSSKPENPVAPLETRSKPGNTSAPVKTSSKLEKPVAPMETSSKPKKPSAPVESFSNPRNTSAPMETSSEPGNTSAPMETGSKHGRPSAPLETISEPDKPSAPVGASAKPENPSVLVETSSKPEKPSSSFYSEKVKTGFKPNTSSDSLQLVNPPYEKPKSKYEKSNFRSSEKSSLKSGLDVSQGKVNWFQQKSGFKSSIKSSSRSSGMSPVSKPAVSSDMKRSNCTSVNNSSKFIALLTEKSVSESSESWTENMNRTSQLSKTSSSLLSGKALFRSSEVSGSHPSEGSRSLESEMEGSLLLEESASLLSKLDVSVPVKESSACSSTTSKKSSAAPSVKDPSAHQCS
- the LOC129430655 gene encoding uncharacterized protein isoform X3, which codes for MWSFRCIVLFYQLCDVYCSPIKRALRVSDQSDIGLEQQETKGLLGHEAGSHFFWESKGYHNIHQNIHNGAEKSNFNPSDLKSTSVSSVSANSNLEEPHFNPSLHHSSSFPVKSSVPFSKTSSKTSFGRYMKTSSSLPSEISRSKPEKPSAPNETSSKPENPSVPMLPILALPSEKYSSKSENPSASLKNSSSITPSESPVSKPEKSSAPMVLSLYLPLEKPSSKPENSNASVKTSSSLPSEKPAEKPSPPMESIFKPEKPSASMETSSEPEKLNGGPLEIGFKPENNSATVETSFEPKKPGAPMKTSSEPEITTTPVGTSSKPVKPGAPVETSSKPENTSAPVGTRSKPGIVNGAPLETTSEPEQPSVPLETSFKPENTSAPVETSSKPEKPGAPMETTFEPEQPNAPMETSSEPENTTAPVGTRSKPGIVNGAPLETTSEPEQPNAPVETSSEPEQPSVPLETSFKPENTSAPVEPSSKPEKPGAPMETTFEPEQPNAPMETSSEPENTTAPVGTSSKPEKPVAPLETSSKPKKPDAPLETSSKPENSSAPVGTRSKPGIVNGAPFETTSEPEQPNDPVETSSEPEQPSVPLETSFKPENTSAPVGPRSKPENPGAPMETTSEPEQSNAPMETSSEPENTTAPVGTSSKPEKAVASLETISEPKKTFAPFETSSKPENTNAPMVIVSIPEKPGAPMETSSEPEQPNAPLETSSEPENTSAPVGTSSKPEKPVAPLETISEPKKPVAPLETSFEPENTSVPLEIGSKPEKLGAPMETSSEPEKPSAPVETSSKHEKPVGPLETSSEPEKPSAPVETSSKHEKPVGPLETSSEPKKPVAPLETSSEPEQPSAPLGTSSKPEKPNASMETSSKPGNTSAPVKTSSDPEKPVAPLETSSKPENPVAPLETRSKPGNTSAPVKTSSKLEKPVAPMETSSKPKKPSAPVESFSNPRNTSAPMETSSEPGNTSAPMETGSKHGRPSAPLETISEPDKPSAPVGASAKPENPSVLVETSSKPEKPSSSFYSEKVKTGFKPNTSSDSLQLVNPPYEKPKSKYEKSNFRSSEKSSLKSGLDVSQGKVNWFQQKSGFKSSIKSSSRSSGMSPVSKPAVSSDMKRSNCTSVNNSSKFIALLTEKSVSESSESWTENMNRTSQLSKTSSSLLSGKALFRSSEVSGSHPSEGSRSLESEMEGSLLLEESASLLSKLDVSVPVKESSACSSTTSKKSSAAPSVKDPSAHQCS
- the LOC129430655 gene encoding uncharacterized protein isoform X1, which encodes MWSFRCIVLFYQLCDVYCSPIKRALRVSDQSDIGLEQQETKGLLGHEAGSHFFWESKGYHNIHQNIHNGAEKSNFNPSDLKSTSVSSVSANSNLEEPHFNPSLHHSSSFPVKSSVPFSKTSSKTSFGRYMKTSSSLPSEISRSKPEKPSAPNETSSKPENPSVPMLPILALPSEKYSSKSENPSASLKNSSSITPSESPVSKPEKSSAPMVLSLYLPLEKPSSKPENSNASVKTSSSLPSEKPAEKPSPPMESIFKPEKPSASMETSSEPEKLNGGPLEIGFKPENNSATVETSFEPKKPGAPMKTSSEPEITTTPVGTSSKPVKPGAPVETSSKPENTSAPVGTRSKPGIVNGAPLETTSEPEQPSVPLETSFKPENTSAPVETSSKPEKPGAPMETTFEPEQPNAPMETSSEPENTTAPVGTRSKPGIVNGAPLETTSEPEQPNAPVETSSEPEQPSVPLETSFKPENTSAPVEPSSKPEKPGAPMETTFEPEQPNAPMETSSEPENTTAPVGTSSKPEKPVAPLETSSKPKKPDAPLETSSKPENSSAPVGTRSKPGIVNGAPFETTSEPEQPNDPVETSSEPEQPSVPLETSFKPENTSAPVGPRSKPENPGAPMETTSEPEQSNAPMETSSEPENTTAPVGTSSKPEKAVASLETISEPKKTFAPFETSSKPENTNAPMVIVSIPEKPGAPMETSSEPEQPNSSLETSSKPEQPNASMETSFKPEKPNAPVETSSKPENTSASVGTSSEPEQPNAPLETSSEPENTSAPVGTSSKPEKPVAPLETISEPKKPVAPLETSFEPENTSVPLEIGSKPEKLGAPMETSSEPEKPSAPVETSSKHEKPVGPLETSSEPEKPSAPVETSSKHEKPVGPLETSSEPKKPVAPLETSSEPEQPSAPLGTSSKPEKPNASMETSSKPGNTSAPVKTSSDPEKPVAPLETSSKPENPVAPLETRSKPGNTSAPVKTSSKLEKPVAPMETSSKPKKPSAPVESFSNPRNTSAPMETSSEPGNTSAPMETGSKHGRPSAPLETISEPDKPSAPVGASAKPENPSVLVETSSKPEKPSSSFYSEKVKTGFKPNTSSDSLQLVNPPYEKPKSKYEKSNFRSSEKSSLKSGLDVSQGKVNWFQQKSGFKSSIKSSSRSSGMSPVSKPAVSSDMKRSNCTSVNNSSKFIALLTEKSVSESSESWTENMNRTSQLSKTSSSLLSGKALFRSSEVSGSHPSEGSRSLESEMEGSLLLEESASLLSKLDVSVPVKESSACSSTTSKKSSAAPSVKDPSAHQCS
- the LOC129430655 gene encoding uncharacterized protein isoform X5, translating into MWSFRCIVLFYQLCDVYCSPIKRALRVSDQSDIGLEQQETKGLLGHEAGSHFFWESKGYHNIHQNIHNGAEKSNFNPSDLKSTSVSSVSANSNLEEPHFNPSLHHSSSFPVKSSVPFSKTSSKTSFGRYMKTSSSLPSEISRSKPEKPSAPNETSSKPENPSVPMLPILALPSEKYSSKSENPSASLKNSSSITPSESPVSKPEKSSAPMVLSLYLPLEKPSSKPENSNASVKTSSSLPSEKPAEKPSPPMESIFKPEKPSASMETSSEPEKLNGGPLEIGFKPENNSATVETSFEPKKPGAPMKTSSEPEITTTPVGTSSKPVKPGAPVETSSKPENTSAPVGTRSKPGIVNGAPLETTSEPEQPSVPLETSFKPENTSAPVETSSKPEKPGAPMETTFEPEQPNAPMETSSEPENTTAPVGTRSKPGIVNGAPLETTSEPEQPNAPVETSSEPEQPSVPLETSFKPENTSAPVEPSSKPEKPGAPMETTFEPEQPNAPMETSSEPENTTAPVGTSSKPEKPVAPLETSSKPKKPDAPLETSSKPENSSAPVGTRSKPGIVNGAPFETTSEPEQPNDPVETSSEPEQPSVPLETSFKPENTSAPVGPRSKPENPGAPMETTSEPEQSNAPMETSSEPENTTAPVGTSSKPEKPGAPMETSSEPEQPNAPLETSSEPENTSAPVGTSSKPEKPVAPLETISEPKKPVAPLETSFEPENTSVPLEIGSKPEKLGAPMETSSEPEKPSAPVETSSKHEKPVGPLETSSEPEKPSAPVETSSKHEKPVGPLETSSEPKKPVAPLETSSEPEQPSAPLGTSSKPEKPNASMETSSKPGNTSAPVKTSSDPEKPVAPLETSSKPENPVAPLETRSKPGNTSAPVKTSSKLEKPVAPMETSSKPKKPSAPVESFSNPRNTSAPMETSSEPGNTSAPMETGSKHGRPSAPLETISEPDKPSAPVGASAKPENPSVLVETSSKPEKPSSSFYSEKVKTGFKPNTSSDSLQLVNPPYEKPKSKYEKSNFRSSEKSSLKSGLDVSQGKVNWFQQKSGFKSSIKSSSRSSGMSPVSKPAVSSDMKRSNCTSVNNSSKFIALLTEKSVSESSESWTENMNRTSQLSKTSSSLLSGKALFRSSEVSGSHPSEGSRSLESEMEGSLLLEESASLLSKLDVSVPVKESSACSSTTSKKSSAAPSVKDPSAHQCS
- the LOC129430655 gene encoding uncharacterized protein isoform X2 gives rise to the protein MWSFRCIVLFYQLCDVYCSPIKRALRVSDQSDIGLEQQETKGLLGHEAGSHFFWESKGYHNIHQNIHNGAEKSNFNPSDLKSTSVSSVSANSNLEEPHFNPSLHHSSSFPVKSSVPFSKTSSKTSFGRYMKTSSSLPSEISRSKPEKPSAPNETSSKPENPSVPMLPILALPSEKYSSKSENPSASLKNSSSITPSESPVSKPEKSSAPMVLSLYLPLEKPSSKPENSNASVKTSSSLPSEKPAEKPSPPMESIFKPEKPSASMETSSEPEKLNGGPLEIGFKPENNSATVETSFEPKKPGAPMKTSSEPEITTTPVGTSSKPVKPGAPVETSSKPENTSAPVGTRSKPGIVNGAPLETTSEPEQPSVPLETSFKPENTSAPVETSSKPEKPGAPMETTFEPEQPNAPMETSSEPENTTAPVGTRSKPGIVNGAPLETTSEPEQPNAPVETSSEPEQPSVPLETSFKPENTSAPVEPSSKPEKPGAPMETTFEPEQPNAPMETSSEPENTTAPVGTSSKPEKPVAPLETSSKPKKPDAPLETSSKPENSSAPVGTRSKPGIVNGAPFETTSEPEQPNDPVETSSEPEQPSVPLETSFKPENTSAPVGPRSKPENPGAPMETTSEPEQSNAPMETSSEPENTTAPVGTSSKPEKPGAPMETSSEPEQPNSSLETSSKPEQPNASMETSFKPEKPNAPVETSSKPENTSASVGTSSEPEQPNAPLETSSEPENTSAPVGTSSKPEKPVAPLETISEPKKPVAPLETSFEPENTSVPLEIGSKPEKLGAPMETSSEPEKPSAPVETSSKHEKPVGPLETSSEPEKPSAPVETSSKHEKPVGPLETSSEPKKPVAPLETSSEPEQPSAPLGTSSKPEKPNASMETSSKPGNTSAPVKTSSDPEKPVAPLETSSKPENPVAPLETRSKPGNTSAPVKTSSKLEKPVAPMETSSKPKKPSAPVESFSNPRNTSAPMETSSEPGNTSAPMETGSKHGRPSAPLETISEPDKPSAPVGASAKPENPSVLVETSSKPEKPSSSFYSEKVKTGFKPNTSSDSLQLVNPPYEKPKSKYEKSNFRSSEKSSLKSGLDVSQGKVNWFQQKSGFKSSIKSSSRSSGMSPVSKPAVSSDMKRSNCTSVNNSSKFIALLTEKSVSESSESWTENMNRTSQLSKTSSSLLSGKALFRSSEVSGSHPSEGSRSLESEMEGSLLLEESASLLSKLDVSVPVKESSACSSTTSKKSSAAPSVKDPSAHQCS